Within the Novosphingobium sp. SL115 genome, the region CCGGGGCCGCCGCCGCCGTGCGGCGTCGAGAACGTCTTGTGCAGGTTGATGTGCATGGCATCGACGCCAAGGTCACCGGGGCGCACCCTGCCGACAATGGCGTTGAAGTTGGCCCCATCGCAATAGACGTACCCTCCGGCGGCATGAACCGCGTCGGCAATGGTTTTCAGATCGCGTTCGAACAGCCCGCAAGTGTTGGGGTTGGTAATCATCACCCCGGCCACGTCCGGGCCAAGCCGTGCGGTAAGCGCCGCCACATCGACACGGCCATCATCCGTCGCCGGAATGTTTTCGACACGGAAGCCCGCGAAGGCAGCGGTGGCAGGATTGGTGCCATGCGCGCTTTCGGGCACAAGGATCACCTCGCGCGGGTCGCCCTTGGCTTCCAGCGCGGCGCGAATGCACAGCAGGCCGCACAACTCGCCATGAGCGCCAGCCTTTGGCGTCATGGCAACACCGTGCATGCCGGTCAGTTCGATCAGCCAGAAAGCCAGTTCGTTGATGGCGGACAACGCACCCTGCACGGTCTGCACCGGTTGCAGCGGGTGGACATCGGCAAAGCCCGGCATCCGGGCGACCTTTTCATCCAGGCGCGGGTTGTGTTTCATAGTGCACGATCCCAGCGGGAACGGGCCGAGGTCGATCGCATAGTTCTGACGAGACAGGCGGGTATAATGCCGCACCGCTTCAGGTTCGGACAGGCCGGGAAGATCGGCGCGTTCGGTGCGGGCCATGGGGCCGAGTGCCGACAGATCGATGCCGTCAGCGCCTTCAAAATCGACGCCGGAACGATCTGCCGATCCGAGTTCGAACAGCAGCGGCTCTTCCAGTTGCAGCGCACGGTTGCCGGTGAAAGTCTGGATGGCTTCGACCGAGGCCGCGCCACCCATGTCGGGACGCCAGCCTGAGGGGTTGAGATCGTTCATGCCAGCACCTCTTCCAGCGCAGCGGCAAGCGCCGCGATATCATCATCCGTGGTGCATTCGCTGGTGGCGATGACCAGGCCATTCGCCAGCGCGAATTCCTGCGGATAAAGGCGGCCAAGCGAAACGCCGCCCAACACATGTCGGTCGGCCAGTTCACGCACGATCTGCCGCGCGTCGTGCGGCAGGGTTACGGTGAATTCGTTGAAATAGTGGCGATTGACCACGGTTACGCCGGGCACCTGCGCAAGACGAGTGGCGGTTTTGCGAGCGGCGGCGTGACTGAGTTTGGCCATTGAAGCCAGCCCTTCACCACCCAGCAAGGTCAGATGTATGGAAAACGCCAGAGCGCACAGGCCAGAATTGGTGCAGATGTTGCTCGTCGCCTTTTCGCGGCGGATATGCTGTTCGCGCGTGGAAAGGGTCAGCACGAAGCCGCGCTTGCCATCGGCATCCACCGTTTCGCCGCACAGGCGGCCGGGGATCTGGCGCAGATACTTTTCGCGGCATCCGAACAGGCCGAGGTATGGTCCGCCAAATTGCAGGCCGACGCCCAGCGACTGGCCTTCACCCACCACAATATCGGCGCCCAGACTGCCAGGGCTTTGCAAGATGCCCAGCGCCACAGGTTCGGTAACTACGGCGATCAGCAGCGCGCCTTGCGCCTGTGCAGCAGTGGCGATGCGCGCAAGATCGGGGATGCGGCCGAGAATGTCGGGATATTGCACCACGACACACGACGTTTCGGCATCGATCTTGGCGATCAAAGCCGCATCATCGGCATCTGCGGTCAATTCCGGGGTGGCAGTATCCAGCACATCGCCAGTGAACCGCGCCATGGTGCGTGCGGTTTCGACATAGTGCGGGTGCAGTCCGGCTGAGAGAACGGCCTTTTTGCGCTTGGTAATGCGCGCGGCCATGACCACGGCTTCCCAGCAGGCGGTGGACCCGTCGTAAAGCGAAGCATTGGCAACGTCAGTGCCGAACAGGCGTGCTACCTGCGTCTGGAATTCGAACAGCACCTGCAATGTGCCCTGCGCGATTTCCGGCTGATAGGGGGTATAGGCAGTCAGGAATTCGCCGCGCTGGATCATGTGATCCACGGTGGCGGGAATATGATGCCGATAAGCCCCAGCGCCAAGGAAGAACGGCACCGACCCTGCGGTGGTGTTATTGGCAGAGAGGCGCGCCATGTGGCGTTCAACCGCCATTTCGCTGGCGTGCATCGGCAGACCGGGGATCGGTCCCGGCAGGCGCGCGGCGGCGGGCACATCGGCAAACAGATGGTCAATGGATGCCGCGCCTACGACCGAGAGCATCGCACTCCGGTCAGCGTCGGTCAGAGGTAAATACCGCATCGGATCAAAGCTCCGCGACGAAGGCCTGATAGGCGGCCTCATCCATCAGGCCGTCCAGACCGGCCGTGTCGGCAAGCGCCATCTTCCACAGCCAGCCTTCGCCTTCGGGATCGGTGTTGACCAGTTCGGGCTGGTCTTCGAGCGCAGTGTTGGAGGCGGTAACCTTGCCCGACACTGGCGCGTAAACGTCGGACGCAGCCTTGACGCTATCGACCACAGCCGCGCTATCGCCCTTGGTCACTTCGCTGCCTTCGCCGGGCAGTTCGACGAACGTGATGTCGCCAAGCTGGCTTTGCGCATAGTCGGTGATGCCAACAGTCGCTTCATGGCCTTCAACCGCGATCCATTCGTGGTCCTTGGTGAAATAGCGGGTCATCAGGCGGCTCCTTTGCGGTGGTAGCGATGGGGGACGAACGGCATGGGAACGACGCTCGCGGCCAGTTTGCGGCCACGAACGTCAAGGGTAAGCGGGGTGCCAGGCGCGGTCAGGTCGGCACGGACATAAGCCATGGCAATGGGGCGTTCGAGGCTGGGCGAAAAACCGCCGGACGTAACCACGCCCACTTCGACATCATCGGACAGCACTTTTGCCCCTTCGCGCGCGGCCATGCGGCCTTCGATGACAAGACCGACGCGGCGGGTTTCAGTTCCGCTGGCGATCAGTGGCACGATCACATCCGCGCCGGGAAAGCCGCCTTCAATCCGGCGGCGTTTGTTGATGCCGAACAGCAGATTGGCGCTGACCGGATCGATGTCGGACTTCATGTCATGGCCATAGAGCGGCAGGCCCGCTTCAAGACGCAGGCTGTCACGCGCGCCAAGACCGATGGGTTTTACCTGCGGCTGGGCGCAAATCAGATCGGCAAGGGCAGCGGCGTTTTCTGCAGGAACGGCAATTTCGAAGCCGTCTTCGCCGGTGTAGCCGGACCGGCTGATCCATGCCTCTACCCCACCCAGCATGAACTGCCCGCCGCGCATGAAGGCCAGCGCCGAAAGCGGATATTCGCCGGTTACCAGCGGTTCGAGCGCTTCAAACGCCTTCGGGCCTTGCAGCGCAAACAGGGCGCTGTCGGCAAGGTGCAGCAACGACACGCCTTCAGGCAGGCTTTGGCGCAAGTGGGCGATGTCGCCATGCTTGGTCGCGCCGTTGACCACGAGGTAGAAACCAGTGCCCCAGCGCGTGACCATCAGGTCATCAAGGATGCCGCCTTGATCGTTCAGCAGCAGTGAATAGCGCACGCCGCCGAGTGGAAGGGTGGACAGGTCGATGGGCAGGACCGCTTCAAGCGCGGATTGCGCCTCCGGCCCCGACACATAGAGCTGGCCCATGTGGGAAACGTCGAAAAAGCCCGCATTCTGCCGGGTCCACAGGTGTTCGGCAATGATGCCTTCAAACTGCACCGGCATCCAGTAACCGGCAAAATCGACCATGCGACCGCCGCGTGTGCGGTGCCATTGGTCAAGCGGCATAGGCAGTTGAACGGTGCCACCGCCATCCAGTTCTTCACAACCATGAATTTTGTATGTGTCGCTCACAAATATCATTCCCGTGCAGTTCAGACGCCATGCGGCGCCCCCTCTGTCACGGAAACCTGAGAGCTTTCCCCCGCCCGCCTCTCCAGACGGGTTTGGATGGGGTTACCCCTTCGGCGGCCCTTCCCTTTACGGGAAGCGGCACTTTCCAGAGTGTCGCTATCGACCCACGCGGTCCATTATGCCTGAGAGATTCCGGGGCGGTTGCTCCTTCGGCGTCTCTCAATTCTGAAGCGAATCGAGAGAACTCTCCCGCGCGATCAGCGACGGTGCCTTGTCGCGGCGACGCGGGATGAAGTCAACCGGGGCACGGCGCCCTTATCAACGGCGCAGAAGGCGGCGCAGTTCGTCGTGTTCATGGACGAAGCGGCCACGCTGCTTGGCGCCGGCAAGAGCGAAGATAGCACGGGCAATGTCGCTGGCGCGCGCAGAGCGGTACTTGCGCCATTTGCCTATCAATAACAGATCGAGCAGAGGGCTGAACATCATACCAATGCGCTCAGCAGGACGCGGCGGTCCCTCACGGTGGCCGCGCAGCAGGCCGGGACGGATCAGGTCAAGCCGGTCAAAATGCAGCTTGGCAAGTTTGTCCTCAACCTCGCCTTTGACCGAAAGGTAGAAGTTCTTCGACGCGAACTGCGCGCCGACCGATGAAATGACGATCAACTGCCGCGCGCCCGCTTCCTTTGCCGCCCGCGCCGTTTCCAGAACAAGATCGTGGTCCACAGCGCGGAAGGCCTGCTTGTCGCCGTCCACCGCCTTGATCGTGGTGCCCAGCGCAATGACCACGCAATGCGGGCGCCCCGCTGCGACCGCATCCGCCCAATGCGAGGTGTCGGACAAGAGCATTTCCATGCGCGCGCCTTTGGGCAAAGGCACTTCACGGCGCGCTACGGCGACAAGGTGTATGTCAGCCAGCCCCACTGCTTCGGCCATGACAGCCCGACCGATCAGCCCGGTCGCACCGACCAGCACGATGCGGGTTTGGTCAGACATTGCGCAGGCCCTCCGGTGTCTTGCCGAACAGTTTGGCATAACTGTCGATCGCGTAGCGATCCGTCATTCCGGAAATGAAATCAGCGATATGGCGTGTCCGGGCAGGTTCCGTTTCAGGCAGGCTGTGCCGCCAACTTTCCGGCATTTGTGCAGGGTCGGCGGCATAGGCCGCAAACAGCGCGGCGATCACATCGCGCGCGCGATCAGCCGTCTGACACTGTTCTTCGTGCAGATAGAGCCGCCGATACATGAACTGTTTCAGCGCGCGCTCTTCTTCACCCATGGCAGAAGAAAAGCCTGCCAGCGTGCGTCCTGCGGTGCGGACATCATCAACACTGGCTACGCCTGACTGAGCAATATTCGCGCGGGTTTCATCAATCACATCATTGACCATGCGGCCAATCTGCCCCCGCACCAGTTCGCGCAACATACGGTCCTGCGGCGCGCCGGGGAAGCGACGTTCGATACCGCGCCACTGCTCAGCAATGGACGGCAATTCCAGCAGATCATCCAGACACAGAAAACCCGCGCGCAGACCATCGTCAATGTCGTGGTTATCGTATGCAATGTCGTCCGAAATCGCCGCCACCTGCGCTTCGAGCGAGGCATGGCTGGCAAGATCGAGCGGAAACGCCGCGTCGAGTTCTGCCAGCGCCCAGGTGGGTTTCAGGATTGGGCCATTGTGCTTGGCTAAGCCTTCCAGCGCTTCCCAGCTAAGGTTCAGGCCTTCATGCCCGCAATAGGGGCTTTCAAGCCGCATCAGCACGCGCAACGTGTTGGCGTTATGATCGAAGCCGCCCGCCTGTGCCATGGCGGCTTCCAGCGCGTCTTCCCCGGCATGGCCGAAAGGCGGATGGCCGATATCATGGGCAAGGCACAGCGCTTCGGTCAGGTCTTCGTCCAGCCCCAAGGCGCGGGCGATGACCCGCCCGATCTGCGCCACTTCAAGGCTGTGTGTCAGGCGCACGCGATAGTGATCGCCATCGGGCGCGATGAATACCTGCGTCTTGTGGCGCAACCGGCGGAACGCGATGGAATGAACGATACGGTCGCGATCCCGCTGAAACGCGCTGCGCGGACCGCGTGCGGCCAGTGGATCGACGCCAAATTCGCGACCGCGCGTGCGCGCCGGATCGCTGGCGTAAGGGGCGCAGCCTTCAGGCATGGATCGGATCAGCCCATAATCCAGTCAACTGCCGCTTCGGCGTGAATGCGTGTGCCATCGTAGATCGGGAGGACATTGGCATCGACATCGATCACCATGTCAAGTTCGGTGCAGGCCAGAACTGCTGCCTGTGCGCCGCGCTGCCCCATGTTAGTCAGCATGGTCTTGAAGGTGCGTTCTGCGGCGCGCGTGGCCTTGCCCTGCATCAGTTCGTCATAGATGATACGGTCGGTTTCCTCGATCTCGTCCATCTGGGGCGGGAGCAAGGTAATGCCGTGGGCGACCAGACGCTTGCGATAGAAGCTTTCCATCACGACATATCGCGTGCCCAGCAGCGTTGCAGTGGTGACGCCATTGGTCTTCATTCGCGTGGCAACGGCATCGGCAATGTGGATCACCGGAATGCCCACAGCCTCTGCCACTTTGTCATAAACCTTGTGCATCGAGTTGGCGCCGATCACCAGTGCGGTTGCGCCAGCCTGTTCCAGACGGCGTGCGCTGTCAGCCAGAACCTGCGCCGCGTGCGCCCATTCTTCAGCTGTGGTCAGCCCGGCAAGCCCATTGAAATCAAGGCTTTCGATCAGCAGCGGCGCGCTTGACAGTGTTGAGGTACGCGCCTGCACCAGTTGGTTGATGTCTTCATAGTAGGTGCGGGTGGAAAACCAGCTCATCCCGCCGATAAGGCCAATCTTGCGCAAAGTCCGATACTCCCGATGCAGGCCATGAACAGCCATGGTTGGCCCCTGTTGGGAACGGCCTTACGAAAGGTGACGAAGGAGGTCCAGCCCTCCCCGGTGACTAGCGCTTCTCAGGCGCGAAACCGCTGGCGCAAAGCGCGGCGGCACTGGTGGTGACGCCAAGCAGTTCGGCATCGCCAAGCCGTTTAACGGCGGAAATGTAATCAGCCATGCCGCGCTTTATGCCTTGCAGCGCCTGAAGACGCTGCAATTGCCCGATAGATAGCCGGTCGGTCATCCGTTCGGCCATGCATGTGGCGTTTGCGTCGGACACGCCCGCATCAATCAAGGCCGAACGCACGCGACCTTCTGCCAGTTTGGCAGGAGCGCACGCCCCCGCCGTGAAGGCAAGCGCCATCACAGCAGGGGCAATGCGATACCTCATCAGTGCGCGAGCGCCTTGACGATATCTTCAACCATCTTCTTGGCGTCAGCCAGAAGCATCATGGTCTGGTCCATATAGAACACGTCGTTGTCGACACCGGCATAGCCGACCCCGCCCATGGAGCGTTTGACGAAGAAGATCGTCTTGGCCTTGTCCACGTCGAACACGGGCATGCCA harbors:
- the gcvPB gene encoding aminomethyl-transferring glycine dehydrogenase subunit GcvPB yields the protein MNDLNPSGWRPDMGGAASVEAIQTFTGNRALQLEEPLLFELGSADRSGVDFEGADGIDLSALGPMARTERADLPGLSEPEAVRHYTRLSRQNYAIDLGPFPLGSCTMKHNPRLDEKVARMPGFADVHPLQPVQTVQGALSAINELAFWLIELTGMHGVAMTPKAGAHGELCGLLCIRAALEAKGDPREVILVPESAHGTNPATAAFAGFRVENIPATDDGRVDVAALTARLGPDVAGVMITNPNTCGLFERDLKTIADAVHAAGGYVYCDGANFNAIVGRVRPGDLGVDAMHINLHKTFSTPHGGGGPGSGPVVLSEALSPFGPLPFTARQADGSVRLIEEEHAHEEHPQAFGRMCAFHGQMGMFTRALAYILSHGADGLRQVSGDAVLNANYVLRSLDNVLEAPFGAAGHCMHEALFSDDGFADGFSTLDLAKGLIDEGYHPMTVYFPLVVHGAMLIEPTETESKAGLDQFIGAMRSLAERARAGDEMLKGAPWLAPRRRLDETLAARKPKLVYKAA
- the gcvPA gene encoding aminomethyl-transferring glycine dehydrogenase subunit GcvPA translates to MRYLPLTDADRSAMLSVVGAASIDHLFADVPAAARLPGPIPGLPMHASEMAVERHMARLSANNTTAGSVPFFLGAGAYRHHIPATVDHMIQRGEFLTAYTPYQPEIAQGTLQVLFEFQTQVARLFGTDVANASLYDGSTACWEAVVMAARITKRKKAVLSAGLHPHYVETARTMARFTGDVLDTATPELTADADDAALIAKIDAETSCVVVQYPDILGRIPDLARIATAAQAQGALLIAVVTEPVALGILQSPGSLGADIVVGEGQSLGVGLQFGGPYLGLFGCREKYLRQIPGRLCGETVDADGKRGFVLTLSTREQHIRREKATSNICTNSGLCALAFSIHLTLLGGEGLASMAKLSHAAARKTATRLAQVPGVTVVNRHYFNEFTVTLPHDARQIVRELADRHVLGGVSLGRLYPQEFALANGLVIATSECTTDDDIAALAAALEEVLA
- the gcvH gene encoding glycine cleavage system protein GcvH; this encodes MTRYFTKDHEWIAVEGHEATVGITDYAQSQLGDITFVELPGEGSEVTKGDSAAVVDSVKAASDVYAPVSGKVTASNTALEDQPELVNTDPEGEGWLWKMALADTAGLDGLMDEAAYQAFVAEL
- the gcvT gene encoding glycine cleavage system aminomethyltransferase GcvT: MPLDQWHRTRGGRMVDFAGYWMPVQFEGIIAEHLWTRQNAGFFDVSHMGQLYVSGPEAQSALEAVLPIDLSTLPLGGVRYSLLLNDQGGILDDLMVTRWGTGFYLVVNGATKHGDIAHLRQSLPEGVSLLHLADSALFALQGPKAFEALEPLVTGEYPLSALAFMRGGQFMLGGVEAWISRSGYTGEDGFEIAVPAENAAALADLICAQPQVKPIGLGARDSLRLEAGLPLYGHDMKSDIDPVSANLLFGINKRRRIEGGFPGADVIVPLIASGTETRRVGLVIEGRMAAREGAKVLSDDVEVGVVTSGGFSPSLERPIAMAYVRADLTAPGTPLTLDVRGRKLAASVVPMPFVPHRYHRKGAA
- a CDS encoding NAD(P)H-binding protein, with the translated sequence MSDQTRIVLVGATGLIGRAVMAEAVGLADIHLVAVARREVPLPKGARMEMLLSDTSHWADAVAAGRPHCVVIALGTTIKAVDGDKQAFRAVDHDLVLETARAAKEAGARQLIVISSVGAQFASKNFYLSVKGEVEDKLAKLHFDRLDLIRPGLLRGHREGPPRPAERIGMMFSPLLDLLLIGKWRKYRSARASDIARAIFALAGAKQRGRFVHEHDELRRLLRR
- a CDS encoding deoxyguanosinetriphosphate triphosphohydrolase, translated to MPEGCAPYASDPARTRGREFGVDPLAARGPRSAFQRDRDRIVHSIAFRRLRHKTQVFIAPDGDHYRVRLTHSLEVAQIGRVIARALGLDEDLTEALCLAHDIGHPPFGHAGEDALEAAMAQAGGFDHNANTLRVLMRLESPYCGHEGLNLSWEALEGLAKHNGPILKPTWALAELDAAFPLDLASHASLEAQVAAISDDIAYDNHDIDDGLRAGFLCLDDLLELPSIAEQWRGIERRFPGAPQDRMLRELVRGQIGRMVNDVIDETRANIAQSGVASVDDVRTAGRTLAGFSSAMGEEERALKQFMYRRLYLHEEQCQTADRARDVIAALFAAYAADPAQMPESWRHSLPETEPARTRHIADFISGMTDRYAIDSYAKLFGKTPEGLRNV
- a CDS encoding aspartate/glutamate racemase family protein — its product is MAVHGLHREYRTLRKIGLIGGMSWFSTRTYYEDINQLVQARTSTLSSAPLLIESLDFNGLAGLTTAEEWAHAAQVLADSARRLEQAGATALVIGANSMHKVYDKVAEAVGIPVIHIADAVATRMKTNGVTTATLLGTRYVVMESFYRKRLVAHGITLLPPQMDEIEETDRIIYDELMQGKATRAAERTFKTMLTNMGQRGAQAAVLACTELDMVIDVDANVLPIYDGTRIHAEAAVDWIMG